The following coding sequences lie in one Treponema socranskii subsp. buccale genomic window:
- a CDS encoding ATP-binding protein, producing the protein MDRIIRPKYIKQIAQFVDKPVIKVLTGMRRVGKSTLLTIIKDEVLKNISDKNKIYLNFESSELFDITTAKALRAYLQPIIQKTKKKLYFFFDEIQTVAGWEKVVNSLNVDTNCDIYITGSNSTLISGDLATLLSGRYTTFEIYPFTFGEFVQVFKNKKISKEALFDKFLQIGGMPFLHYFDLDASPCFKYLNDVYNTVLVKDVLQYNNIRDVDGFNRILSYVLENIGHTFSANGIKNYFKNEKRNISIDTILNYLEYCKNAFIIKKVPRYDMAGKKILKVDEKYYVTDHGFRQAQGFSNTKDIERTLENIVFIELASRGYEVKIGKLKDREIDFIAQKNDRIFYYQVAYMLTDEKTREREFGMYKSIEDNFPKYVLSMDRVDFGRDGIIHKNIVDFLSETV; encoded by the coding sequence ATGGATCGCATTATCAGACCGAAGTATATAAAGCAGATTGCGCAATTCGTAGACAAGCCGGTTATTAAAGTGTTGACCGGTATGAGGCGGGTCGGAAAGTCCACGCTTTTAACGATAATAAAAGACGAAGTTTTAAAAAATATATCCGACAAAAATAAAATATACCTCAATTTCGAGTCGTCCGAACTTTTCGATATAACTACCGCAAAGGCTTTGCGCGCTTATTTGCAGCCTATAATTCAAAAAACAAAAAAGAAACTATATTTTTTCTTCGACGAAATACAAACGGTTGCAGGCTGGGAAAAAGTCGTCAACAGTCTCAACGTGGATACAAATTGCGACATTTACATAACGGGATCGAACTCAACGCTTATTTCGGGTGATCTTGCAACACTGCTTTCGGGGCGGTATACGACCTTTGAAATTTATCCGTTTACCTTCGGCGAATTTGTGCAGGTTTTTAAAAATAAAAAAATATCTAAAGAAGCGCTGTTCGACAAATTTTTGCAGATCGGCGGAATGCCTTTTTTGCACTATTTCGATTTGGATGCTTCTCCCTGTTTTAAATATTTGAACGATGTGTATAATACCGTATTGGTCAAAGACGTTTTGCAGTACAACAATATTCGGGATGTCGACGGGTTTAACCGCATTTTATCCTATGTGCTTGAAAACATCGGGCACACCTTTTCGGCAAACGGCATTAAAAATTATTTTAAAAACGAAAAACGGAACATTTCAATCGATACGATTTTAAATTATTTGGAATATTGCAAAAACGCTTTTATCATTAAAAAAGTTCCGCGCTATGATATGGCTGGCAAAAAAATCCTCAAAGTGGATGAAAAATATTATGTAACCGATCACGGGTTCCGACAGGCGCAGGGATTTTCCAACACAAAGGATATCGAACGAACGCTGGAAAATATCGTGTTTATCGAACTTGCGTCGAGGGGCTATGAGGTAAAAATCGGAAAACTGAAAGACAGGGAAATCGATTTTATTGCACAAAAAAACGATCGGATTTTTTATTATCAGGTCGCCTATATGTTGACCGACGAAAAAACGCGCGAGCGTGAATTCGGGATGTATAAATCGATTGAAGACAATTTTCCGAAATACGTGCTGTCCATGGATCGAGTCGATTTCGGCAGGGACGGCATTATTCATAAAAACATCGTCGATTTTTTATCGGAGACGGTGTAG
- a CDS encoding TatD family hydrolase has translation MFSDTHFHFFKMCERTGSDGAEILSEMAKRNCLFALDIGTESGDLSARKAALEKALSLVSGELQKNARRMLHYTAGLWPSSDAIMHRKEMTETLEKDIASFSEKIAAIGECGIDRHWNPSAGGKYESDSDRAMREGECELFEMQIELAKKLKLPIVVHSRDGFEDTYRCIKNSKYDRGIIHCFSYGIEEARAFLDCGWYISFSGSVTYAKRGKADEMQKLLSCVPSDRILCETDSPYLAPVPYRGKTNTPLFVEHVYRYVAKARNLSPEALSEIVDENCRRLFVLEG, from the coding sequence ATGTTTTCGGATACTCATTTTCATTTTTTCAAAATGTGCGAACGCACGGGCAGCGACGGCGCGGAAATCCTTTCCGAAATGGCAAAGCGCAATTGTCTTTTTGCGCTCGACATCGGTACCGAAAGCGGCGATTTGTCTGCGCGAAAAGCCGCACTGGAAAAAGCGCTTTCACTCGTAAGCGGAGAACTGCAAAAAAATGCCCGGCGCATGCTGCATTATACTGCGGGCTTGTGGCCTTCTTCCGACGCGATTATGCATCGGAAAGAGATGACGGAAACGCTCGAAAAAGATATCGCTTCGTTTTCCGAAAAGATCGCAGCTATAGGAGAGTGCGGCATCGACCGGCATTGGAATCCGTCCGCCGGCGGAAAATATGAAAGCGATTCCGATCGGGCGATGAGGGAAGGGGAGTGCGAGCTTTTTGAAATGCAGATCGAGCTTGCAAAAAAACTCAAGCTTCCGATTGTCGTGCACAGCCGCGACGGTTTTGAAGATACGTATCGGTGCATAAAAAATTCGAAATACGACAGAGGGATCATCCACTGTTTTTCGTACGGCATCGAAGAAGCGCGCGCCTTTCTCGACTGCGGCTGGTACATCAGTTTCAGCGGTTCGGTTACGTACGCAAAGCGCGGCAAAGCGGACGAAATGCAAAAGCTTTTGAGCTGCGTTCCCTCGGACAGGATCCTCTGCGAAACCGATTCCCCGTACCTTGCTCCCGTTCCGTATCGCGGCAAAACGAATACGCCGCTTTTTGTCGAACACGTTTACCGCTATGTCGCAAAAGCGCGAAACCTAAGTCCCGAAGCGCTGAGTGAAATCGTCGATGAAAACTGCCGCCGTCTCTTTGTGCTCGAAGGATAG
- the secF gene encoding protein translocase subunit SecF produces MTRKTIHFSKGFLPCAIVSTIIILSGIAGFFIRGINFGLDYRPGLLEEVRIAPAVLDVSYSGSANVSLDMSGEGIDVVISGTGSENKTETLSFAANKTVSDLASSLNAIDGIHAQVNSNASSSTADLFVDTNASNKLSSTPYRLYSAGKIDVAVSQVREALSSIEGISIQQLGAGEAASFQIRMADKGDGKSSADLQNTVLTNLKNKFGADNVVVVRTDFIGSNFSRAIAVQSIIVLAFAVALIWLYATIRFHWDFALGSVLALIHDSLVMITFIVWSQMEFSTMTVAAILTIVGYSINATIVILDRERALLPIMKDTKKFTDIIDQALTDTLSRSIITTVTTMFAAASLYVFTQGDIKNFALALLVGLVSGCYSSIFISSGFIAATRKNWKPEYGIHHSLKLQKGVFDVGVSV; encoded by the coding sequence ATGACGCGAAAGACGATACATTTCAGCAAAGGTTTCCTTCCGTGCGCGATCGTCAGTACGATTATAATCCTTTCGGGCATCGCGGGATTTTTTATACGCGGCATCAATTTCGGTCTCGACTATCGTCCCGGTTTGCTCGAAGAAGTGCGCATCGCGCCCGCCGTTTTGGACGTGAGCTATTCCGGCAGCGCGAACGTCAGCCTCGACATGAGCGGTGAGGGGATCGATGTCGTCATAAGCGGAACGGGTTCGGAAAACAAAACCGAAACGCTTTCGTTCGCCGCGAACAAAACGGTTTCCGATCTCGCGTCGAGTCTCAATGCGATCGACGGAATTCACGCGCAAGTCAATTCGAACGCATCGTCTTCGACGGCGGATCTGTTCGTCGATACGAACGCGTCGAATAAACTTTCATCGACTCCGTACCGTTTGTATTCCGCCGGAAAAATCGATGTCGCCGTTTCGCAAGTGCGCGAAGCGCTTTCGTCGATCGAAGGCATTTCGATTCAGCAGCTCGGTGCGGGAGAAGCGGCGAGTTTTCAAATCCGCATGGCCGATAAGGGTGACGGAAAATCGAGCGCCGATCTGCAAAATACGGTTTTGACGAATCTGAAAAATAAATTCGGAGCCGATAACGTGGTCGTCGTCCGTACCGATTTTATCGGTTCGAATTTTTCGCGCGCGATTGCAGTGCAGTCGATCATCGTGCTCGCCTTTGCCGTTGCGCTTATATGGCTGTATGCGACGATCCGATTTCACTGGGACTTTGCGCTCGGCTCGGTACTCGCGCTCATCCACGATTCGCTTGTCATGATAACGTTTATCGTGTGGTCGCAGATGGAATTTTCGACGATGACGGTAGCGGCGATTTTGACGATTGTCGGTTATTCGATCAACGCGACGATCGTTATCCTCGACCGCGAACGTGCGCTTTTGCCGATCATGAAAGACACGAAGAAATTTACCGACATCATCGATCAGGCGCTCACCGATACGCTGAGCCGTTCGATCATCACGACGGTGACGACGATGTTTGCGGCCGCTTCCCTCTACGTGTTTACGCAGGGCGATATCAAAAACTTTGCGCTCGCGCTTCTCGTAGGACTTGTCAGCGGTTGTTATTCGTCCATATTCATTTCGAGCGGATTTATCGCCGCGACGCGAAAAAATTGGAAACCGGAATACGGCATTCACCATTCGCTGAAACTCCAAAAAGGCGTGTTCGACGTCGGAGTAAGCGTGTAA
- a CDS encoding D-alanine--D-alanine ligase family protein: MTIALIYGGKSGEHEVSLMSGAAVARHIDKKHKIILIGITKDGRWFLQDDAELDRVKADAKAALRVTEKEGAEIRVAPGMKNAAFSAGGRMLDIDVAFAVLHGTNGEDGTIQGLFETADIPYVGCSVTASALTMDKEKTKVVLQAAGIPVVPYVTVRRADVLDSRAYDALVEKAVSTLGFPLFVKPSAAGSSNGAAKAENAKALSVALADAFLWDDKVLIEKAINARELECAVTGNTTAAEGVRESVSVYGPGEIVLTHEFYDYNAKYKDSDGVRIPADISESLREKIRNIALNAYKIVDASGLSRIDFFLDKDSGEIYLNEINSMPGFTAISMFPKACESEGLSFTCLTELLIEEAILRRKERSVLKTSR; the protein is encoded by the coding sequence ATGACGATAGCACTTATCTACGGCGGAAAAAGCGGCGAGCACGAAGTATCGCTCATGTCGGGCGCGGCGGTCGCGCGGCACATCGACAAAAAGCATAAAATCATTCTCATCGGCATCACAAAAGACGGACGATGGTTTTTACAGGACGATGCCGAACTCGACCGCGTAAAAGCCGACGCAAAGGCGGCGCTTAGGGTAACGGAAAAAGAAGGCGCTGAAATAAGGGTCGCTCCCGGAATGAAAAATGCGGCCTTTTCGGCGGGCGGCCGGATGCTCGACATCGACGTCGCGTTCGCAGTCCTTCACGGTACGAACGGCGAAGACGGCACCATTCAGGGACTCTTCGAAACGGCGGACATCCCCTATGTCGGCTGCTCCGTCACGGCGAGCGCGCTCACGATGGACAAAGAAAAAACAAAGGTCGTCCTTCAGGCGGCGGGCATTCCCGTCGTCCCCTACGTTACCGTGCGGAGAGCGGATGTGCTCGATTCGCGCGCGTACGATGCACTCGTAGAAAAAGCCGTCAGTACACTCGGCTTTCCGCTTTTTGTAAAGCCATCCGCGGCGGGCTCTTCGAACGGCGCTGCAAAAGCGGAAAACGCAAAGGCGCTTTCGGTCGCACTCGCGGACGCTTTTTTGTGGGACGATAAAGTGCTTATCGAAAAGGCGATAAACGCCCGCGAACTCGAATGCGCCGTCACCGGAAATACGACGGCGGCGGAAGGAGTGCGCGAAAGCGTTAGCGTATACGGACCCGGTGAAATCGTTTTGACGCACGAGTTTTACGATTACAACGCAAAATACAAAGACAGCGACGGCGTGCGCATACCGGCGGACATAAGCGAGAGCCTCCGCGAAAAAATCCGAAACATCGCACTGAACGCATACAAAATCGTCGACGCATCGGGTTTGAGCCGCATCGATTTTTTTCTCGACAAAGACTCCGGCGAAATCTATCTCAACGAAATCAATTCGATGCCGGGTTTTACGGCTATCAGCATGTTTCCGAAAGCCTGCGAAAGCGAAGGCTTGAGTTTTACCTGTCTCACCGAATTGCTGATCGAAGAAGCGATTCTCCGCCGCAAAGAGCGAAGCGTTTTAAAAACATCGCGCTGA
- the ispH gene encoding 4-hydroxy-3-methylbut-2-enyl diphosphate reductase, translated as MTVIRSDVLGCCFGVRHALDAAQRAISDNPGKKVYTLGPLIHNRLALEALEKQGLSVLGENDAEKAEYGSIVIIRAHGVPPETIETLQSRNCTVVDATCTRVTASQKLAFEYAQKGCTVLFAGDEKHGEVAGIAGYAKERFVLVQNAEKAETLSLSENEKAVLLSQTTFSKTEFEKIAELLKRKCPSLTVIHTICPATKARQDALLKLCPNVDGVLVVGGKNSANTKRLLLAARAQSCRADLIETADEIPCDYFKMKRVGITAGASTPDYIIDEVEAALTEHKDA; from the coding sequence ATGACTGTCATCCGCTCCGATGTCCTCGGCTGCTGTTTCGGCGTGCGCCATGCCCTCGATGCGGCGCAAAGGGCGATTTCGGACAATCCCGGAAAAAAAGTATATACGCTCGGTCCGCTCATCCACAACCGTCTTGCCCTCGAAGCGCTTGAAAAGCAGGGGCTTTCGGTGCTCGGCGAAAACGATGCCGAAAAGGCCGAATACGGCAGCATCGTCATCATCCGCGCGCACGGCGTGCCGCCTGAAACGATCGAAACGCTTCAAAGCCGGAACTGTACGGTCGTCGATGCGACCTGTACCCGCGTTACCGCAAGTCAAAAGCTCGCTTTCGAATACGCGCAAAAAGGCTGCACGGTGCTGTTTGCAGGCGATGAAAAACACGGCGAAGTCGCAGGCATTGCGGGCTACGCGAAAGAGCGTTTCGTGCTCGTGCAAAACGCGGAAAAAGCCGAAACGCTTTCGCTTTCGGAAAATGAAAAAGCGGTGCTCCTTTCTCAGACGACGTTCAGCAAAACGGAATTCGAAAAAATTGCGGAATTGTTAAAACGAAAGTGTCCCTCGCTCACCGTCATACATACGATTTGCCCCGCGACGAAAGCAAGGCAGGATGCGCTTTTAAAGCTCTGTCCGAACGTGGACGGCGTACTCGTCGTCGGCGGCAAAAACAGCGCGAATACGAAGCGGCTTTTGCTTGCCGCAAGAGCACAATCGTGCCGCGCCGATTTGATCGAAACGGCGGATGAGATCCCGTGCGATTATTTTAAAATGAAAAGGGTCGGCATTACCGCCGGAGCGAGTACGCCCGATTACATAATCGATGAAGTCGAAGCCGCTCTTACGGAGCATAAAGATGCGTAG
- a CDS encoding Gfo/Idh/MocA family protein, whose protein sequence is MRSKKKYTAAIIGTGRIGFTLGFDKKREQPASHTAALLKNPRIRIIAGCDTDAEKLAAWKRYCRGAASYHTASYLFAACNPDIVVVAVNESAHVEVALEAIRSKPKLLILEKPVALCMKDGLAIADEAKKYGVPVLVNHERRFADDYAAAKFYIKKIGAVQRVRAELCSGLRVYGKKYEASGEYSLFHDGTHLVDIVQYLLSDDSDNAETETRRSVLYNMSITGIYRDKSDPSVVQNLSAHFASDVCSDITLTMSGRSRFFSFGVDILGTEGAVAVGNGYAKFYRREKAKLYTGFYSLAEDKKVSVPKKTRCFSNMVKSCVDFLDGIAPLKSTLEDGLQTLDILERIRAELCA, encoded by the coding sequence ATGCGTAGCAAAAAAAAATATACTGCGGCGATAATCGGTACGGGGAGGATCGGTTTTACGCTCGGTTTCGATAAAAAACGAGAGCAGCCGGCAAGCCATACGGCAGCTCTCCTCAAAAATCCCCGTATACGCATTATTGCAGGCTGCGACACCGATGCCGAAAAACTTGCGGCGTGGAAACGGTACTGCAGAGGAGCGGCTTCTTATCATACGGCGAGCTATCTCTTTGCCGCCTGCAATCCCGATATCGTCGTCGTTGCGGTCAATGAAAGCGCGCATGTGGAAGTAGCGCTCGAGGCGATACGGAGTAAGCCGAAATTACTGATTTTGGAAAAGCCCGTCGCGCTGTGCATGAAAGACGGACTTGCGATCGCAGACGAAGCGAAAAAATACGGCGTGCCCGTGCTCGTAAACCACGAGCGGCGCTTTGCCGACGATTACGCGGCGGCAAAATTCTACATAAAAAAAATCGGTGCAGTTCAGCGCGTGCGCGCGGAACTCTGCTCCGGTCTTCGCGTCTACGGTAAAAAATACGAAGCGTCCGGCGAGTACAGTCTCTTTCACGACGGCACGCACCTCGTCGATATCGTGCAGTATTTGCTGTCGGACGATTCGGATAACGCGGAAACGGAAACGAGACGGAGCGTGCTGTACAATATGTCGATTACGGGCATATACCGCGATAAAAGCGATCCCTCTGTCGTGCAAAATCTTTCCGCGCATTTCGCGTCCGATGTCTGTTCCGACATCACGCTTACGATGAGCGGGCGCTCGCGTTTTTTTTCGTTCGGCGTCGACATACTCGGAACCGAAGGGGCCGTCGCGGTCGGAAACGGCTATGCGAAATTTTACCGGCGCGAAAAAGCGAAGCTGTACACGGGATTTTATTCGCTTGCCGAAGATAAAAAAGTTTCCGTGCCGAAAAAGACACGCTGCTTTTCGAATATGGTGAAAAGCTGCGTCGATTTCCTCGACGGAATCGCTCCTCTCAAATCGACGCTCGAAGACGGATTGCAGACCCTCGACATCCTCGAACGGATCCGTGCGGAACTTTGCGCATAA
- a CDS encoding GlsB/YeaQ/YmgE family stress response membrane protein: MAMIIIFTIVIGALIGWLAGIFMKSKHGFWMNCLIGIIGSIVGSAVANALNIGGGGFASSIIIGVAGSCIFIAAVRAIMGKKF; this comes from the coding sequence ATGGCAATGATAATTATTTTTACGATTGTAATCGGCGCGCTTATCGGATGGCTTGCCGGAATTTTTATGAAAAGCAAACACGGGTTTTGGATGAACTGTCTGATCGGCATCATCGGTTCGATTGTCGGTTCCGCCGTTGCGAATGCGCTTAACATCGGCGGAGGGGGATTCGCTTCTTCGATAATCATCGGCGTTGCAGGTTCGTGCATCTTTATCGCAGCTGTCCGCGCGATCATGGGTAAAAAATTCTAA
- the secD gene encoding protein translocase subunit SecD, producing the protein MNKRTRFVILLAVLAVCFAFLWPSISWYYGTPKEMKALALGSLQSIKDYATVKASDDVKAFTDAARKDPNAPLDKSYGWIKKIVVRNYKNMDVKESSPKSAVLNWIKKIVSRTYRNRESKVPSPLTKSAVLNAFSSEQEFREAVQARYRDTILKAKKQYQNSVKLGLDLSGGMNIIVKADLDAAVKNQEGADTAESSATLKANAMQQAIDSLSSRIDRFGLTSPVIRQQGEDRIYIEIPGAAEADAINTIIMGKGILNFRLVDDAATQAFNNYYLQNPGNVFASDGTLLDASVIPADCEVLGLYQNDDYGLEDRIGWLAVKKEIALDGRHIKSAEVGSSNLTNRPEVDFVLDGDGAVIFGEFTSAHVGERLAIVNDNRIRSAATIENAITGGRVAITGFNLEEAQTLQKVLQTAWLSVPLSVESQQVIGASLGQKAKRMGIIAVLVGLGAIMFFMLVYYKGAGVNACVAQILNLYIVFSVLSAFNMTITLSSIAGMILTIGMAVDANVIIFERIKEELSDGKGRTAAIAAGFRNAFWAIMDSNITTFIAAMFLSQLGSGAIQGFAVSLAIGVVSSVFTALFVSHLMFDFNTDVFRKDTVSISWRVK; encoded by the coding sequence ATGAATAAACGTACTCGTTTTGTAATCCTGCTTGCGGTGCTTGCCGTTTGTTTCGCTTTTCTGTGGCCGTCGATCAGCTGGTACTACGGCACGCCGAAAGAGATGAAAGCGCTCGCACTCGGCTCCCTGCAGAGCATTAAAGATTACGCGACCGTAAAAGCGTCCGACGATGTAAAGGCGTTTACGGATGCGGCGCGAAAAGATCCGAACGCCCCACTCGATAAATCCTACGGCTGGATAAAAAAGATCGTCGTGCGGAACTATAAAAATATGGACGTAAAAGAATCGTCGCCGAAAAGCGCGGTGCTCAATTGGATAAAAAAGATTGTCTCGCGGACCTATAGAAACAGGGAGTCGAAAGTGCCGTCGCCTTTGACGAAAAGCGCGGTACTCAACGCATTTTCAAGCGAACAGGAATTCCGAGAAGCGGTGCAGGCCCGCTATCGCGACACTATTTTAAAAGCGAAAAAGCAATATCAGAATTCGGTAAAGCTCGGACTCGATCTGTCCGGCGGTATGAACATCATCGTCAAAGCCGATCTGGACGCCGCCGTAAAAAATCAGGAAGGAGCCGATACGGCCGAATCGAGCGCGACGCTCAAAGCGAACGCGATGCAGCAGGCGATCGACTCGCTTTCGAGCAGGATTGACCGCTTCGGTCTCACGTCTCCGGTGATCCGACAGCAGGGCGAAGACCGCATCTATATCGAAATCCCGGGAGCTGCGGAAGCGGATGCGATCAATACGATCATCATGGGAAAGGGCATTTTGAATTTCCGACTCGTCGACGATGCGGCAACTCAAGCATTTAATAATTATTATTTGCAAAATCCCGGAAACGTCTTCGCTTCCGACGGTACGCTGCTCGACGCTTCCGTTATTCCCGCCGACTGTGAAGTGCTCGGCCTCTATCAAAACGACGACTACGGTCTCGAAGATCGGATCGGCTGGCTTGCCGTAAAAAAAGAGATTGCGCTCGACGGCCGGCATATCAAATCGGCGGAAGTCGGTTCGAGCAATTTAACGAACCGTCCCGAAGTCGATTTCGTGCTCGACGGCGACGGTGCCGTGATTTTCGGCGAGTTTACGTCGGCTCACGTCGGCGAGCGGCTCGCCATTGTAAACGACAACAGAATCCGCTCGGCGGCGACGATCGAAAACGCGATCACCGGCGGCCGCGTTGCGATAACGGGTTTCAATCTCGAAGAAGCGCAGACGCTGCAAAAAGTGCTGCAGACCGCGTGGCTTTCCGTGCCGCTTTCGGTCGAAAGCCAGCAAGTCATCGGCGCCTCTCTCGGACAGAAGGCGAAGCGGATGGGTATCATTGCGGTGTTGGTCGGCCTCGGTGCGATTATGTTTTTTATGCTCGTCTACTATAAAGGTGCGGGCGTCAACGCGTGCGTTGCGCAGATCCTCAACCTCTACATCGTATTTTCGGTGCTCTCGGCGTTCAATATGACGATTACGCTTTCGAGTATCGCCGGTATGATTTTGACGATCGGTATGGCGGTCGATGCGAACGTTATCATTTTCGAGCGCATCAAAGAAGAGCTTTCCGACGGCAAAGGACGTACGGCAGCGATCGCCGCAGGATTCCGCAATGCGTTTTGGGCGATCATGGACTCGAACATTACGACCTTTATCGCGGCGATGTTTTTGTCGCAGCTCGGCAGCGGTGCGATTCAGGGCTTTGCGGTCAGCTTGGCGATCGGCGTCGTTTCTTCGGTATTTACCGCCTTGTTCGTCTCTCACCTCATGTTCGATTTCAATACCGACGTGTTCCGTAAAGATACCGTGAGCATCAGCTGGAGGGTAAAATAA
- the lysS gene encoding lysine--tRNA ligase → MGIDKKLLCHWADRVADTIVSERGERDLYTCASGITPSGTVHIGNFREIITVDLVVRALRDRGKNVRFIYSWDDYDVFRKVPANMPNQDELKKYLRFPITMVPDTTGRDKNYARHHEVDIERELPRVGIHPEFLYQAQRYRENRYAEGMKKAMQNRKLIKSCLNEYRDDAHKMKSDEAYWPVSVFCSKCDRDTTEITGYDGEYGVSYKCECGHEATEDLRTSKGFKLGWRVDWPMRWNEEKVVFEPGGKDHVSPGGSYDTAKLVSKKVYGWDAPVTMKYDFVGLKGIPGKMSSSKGKVIALSDALCVYQPEVLRYIFAVNKVDHEFAISFDLDVITVYEAYDRTERIAWGLEQAKNDDVANHEKRVYLLSQIEPELPRVMPYQIGFRMLTTLLQTYSGDINAVIASLSDVRDEQKDCLKRRCECARYWITECAPEDFKFALRIESGALALSDAEKAVVEKIKGDVLPFVESSGEQELSQKIYDTAVGCGIKPKELFGIMYRVLIGKEQGPRLASFMKIIGKEKLEKILSNY, encoded by the coding sequence ATGGGTATCGATAAAAAACTTTTGTGCCATTGGGCTGACCGCGTCGCGGACACTATCGTTTCGGAGCGGGGCGAGCGCGATTTATATACCTGCGCTTCGGGCATAACGCCGTCGGGTACCGTGCATATCGGGAACTTCCGCGAAATCATCACGGTCGATTTAGTCGTGCGCGCGCTGCGCGACCGCGGCAAAAACGTGCGATTTATCTATTCGTGGGATGATTACGATGTGTTCCGCAAAGTACCCGCGAATATGCCGAATCAGGACGAGCTGAAAAAATATCTGCGCTTTCCGATTACGATGGTGCCCGATACGACAGGACGCGATAAAAACTATGCGCGCCATCACGAAGTCGATATCGAGCGGGAGCTTCCGAGAGTCGGCATTCACCCCGAATTTTTATATCAGGCTCAACGCTACCGCGAAAATCGCTACGCCGAAGGTATGAAAAAGGCGATGCAAAATCGCAAGCTTATTAAATCCTGTCTGAACGAATACCGCGACGACGCGCACAAAATGAAATCGGACGAAGCGTATTGGCCCGTTTCGGTGTTTTGTTCGAAGTGCGATCGCGATACGACGGAGATCACCGGCTACGACGGCGAATACGGCGTATCGTACAAATGCGAATGCGGACATGAAGCGACCGAAGATCTCCGCACGTCGAAGGGCTTTAAGCTCGGCTGGAGAGTCGATTGGCCGATGAGATGGAACGAAGAAAAAGTGGTGTTCGAGCCGGGCGGAAAAGATCACGTGAGTCCCGGCGGTTCTTACGATACGGCAAAACTCGTTTCGAAAAAAGTGTACGGCTGGGATGCACCCGTTACGATGAAGTACGATTTTGTCGGCTTAAAGGGAATCCCCGGAAAGATGTCGTCGTCGAAGGGCAAAGTCATCGCGCTTTCCGACGCGCTTTGCGTGTACCAGCCGGAAGTGCTGCGCTATATTTTTGCCGTCAACAAAGTCGATCACGAATTTGCGATCAGCTTCGATCTCGACGTCATCACGGTGTACGAAGCGTACGACCGCACCGAGCGCATCGCATGGGGGCTCGAACAGGCGAAAAACGACGACGTTGCAAATCACGAAAAGCGCGTCTATTTGCTTTCTCAAATAGAGCCCGAGCTGCCGCGTGTCATGCCTTATCAAATCGGCTTCAGAATGCTCACGACGCTTTTACAGACCTATTCGGGCGATATCAATGCGGTTATCGCATCTTTGAGCGACGTACGTGACGAACAAAAAGATTGTTTGAAGCGGAGATGCGAGTGTGCGCGGTATTGGATTACCGAATGCGCTCCGGAAGATTTTAAATTTGCACTCCGGATCGAAAGCGGGGCGCTTGCGTTAAGCGATGCGGAAAAAGCGGTCGTCGAAAAGATAAAAGGCGATGTGCTGCCCTTTGTCGAATCGAGCGGAGAGCAGGAACTTTCGCAAAAGATCTACGACACGGCCGTCGGATGCGGCATTAAGCCGAAAGAGCTTTTTGGTATCATGTACCGCGTGCTCATCGGCAAAGAGCAGGGACCGCGGCTTGCAAGCTTTATGAAAATCATCGGAAAAGAAAAGCTCGAAAAGATTTTATCGAATTATTAA
- the yajC gene encoding preprotein translocase subunit YajC, with protein sequence MSFIPFLMGAAEGGAAGGASTTGGFMSSIVMMVLLVVIFYFFLIRPQSKKQKETQKMLDALKKGDKVVTIGGIHGVVSSVDEKNVIVKVDDTTKIKFTRSAVAAIENPEAPAKDAKKSSDADAEKSSEKPSEEKK encoded by the coding sequence ATGTCGTTTATTCCTTTTTTAATGGGCGCAGCCGAAGGCGGTGCGGCAGGCGGCGCGTCGACAACCGGCGGTTTTATGTCATCGATCGTGATGATGGTGCTGCTCGTCGTTATTTTTTATTTTTTCCTTATCCGCCCGCAGAGCAAAAAGCAAAAAGAAACGCAGAAGATGCTCGACGCGCTGAAAAAAGGCGATAAAGTCGTTACGATAGGCGGCATTCACGGCGTCGTTTCTTCGGTTGACGAAAAAAACGTCATCGTGAAAGTGGACGATACGACAAAGATCAAATTTACGCGGAGCGCTGTCGCCGCAATCGAAAATCCCGAAGCTCCTGCAAAAGACGCGAAAAAATCTTCCGACGCCGATGCGGAAAAATCTTCGGAAAAACCTTCAGAGGAAAAGAAATAA